The following proteins come from a genomic window of Campylobacter concisus:
- a CDS encoding winged helix-turn-helix domain-containing protein, which yields MSEQIRELITKLLNPKGRLDCGAAFKIAAKLGVEIGEVSDEAEKMGVKIDNCELGQFGGLENGRGKYTVMTQLKQMTDEKDRILCKDARDAAAGVGLKTIRSTLKDYKIDVKYCQLGCFKEKKGKKMRVKTKTWIENDEGELIFGKGKTEVLDVIAEVGSISKAAEILGMNYKKCWTHLQILQKNLKEELFTTRQGGGENAGTTLNERAHELINAYRQLQNDIEDFADKRFKELFLKKDGEKNDATKDDKKDKKSI from the coding sequence ATGAGTGAGCAAATACGAGAACTGATAACCAAGCTGCTAAATCCAAAGGGTAGGCTAGACTGCGGAGCGGCGTTTAAGATCGCTGCAAAGCTAGGCGTGGAGATCGGCGAGGTTAGCGACGAGGCCGAAAAAATGGGCGTAAAAATCGACAACTGTGAGCTAGGGCAGTTTGGCGGGCTAGAAAACGGACGCGGTAAATACACCGTGATGACGCAGCTAAAACAGATGACCGACGAAAAGGACAGGATACTGTGCAAAGACGCTAGAGACGCGGCTGCGGGCGTGGGGCTAAAGACGATCCGATCGACGCTAAAAGACTATAAAATCGACGTAAAATACTGCCAGTTGGGGTGTTTTAAGGAGAAGAAAGGGAAAAAGATGAGAGTAAAAACCAAAACTTGGATAGAAAACGACGAGGGCGAGCTGATATTCGGCAAGGGCAAAACCGAAGTCCTAGACGTCATCGCCGAGGTCGGCTCGATCTCAAAGGCCGCCGAAATCCTAGGAATGAACTATAAAAAATGCTGGACTCATCTGCAAATTTTGCAAAAAAATCTAAAAGAGGAGCTTTTTACGACTAGGCAAGGCGGCGGCGAAAATGCCGGTACGACGCTAAACGAGCGCGCGCATGAGCTCATAAACGCCTATAGGCAGCTTCAAAACGACATCGAGGATTTTGCGGATAAGCGCTTTAAGGAGTTGTTCTTGAAAAAAGACGGCGAAAAAAATGACGCAACTAAAGACGACAAAAAAGATAAAAAATCAATTTAA
- the fdhD gene encoding formate dehydrogenase accessory sulfurtransferase FdhD, which yields MQPIFTTQIIKFKGAQKSAVDDILVREIKLEIYINDKRFGALMATPTDQEALAAGYLISENLIASPEDIESIELSDDALSVRVKAKINEKRLEQFDEEKVIISGCGRSSTANIDPGAMAARSIKGEVKFHKDEILRQMGQFYTQCELYEMTGCVHTAKLFVSGEQFYIGEDIAQHNTIDKAVGKAVLAGAQLQNSFLMVSGRLSSEMVAKAVMHGIPVLVSRTAPTSLGVVIARKFNLTLCGFARGENINVYSGAERIYE from the coding sequence ATGCAACCTATTTTTACGACGCAAATCATCAAATTTAAAGGCGCGCAAAAAAGCGCCGTGGATGATATTTTGGTGCGTGAGATCAAGCTTGAGATCTACATAAACGACAAGCGTTTCGGCGCACTGATGGCTACTCCAACCGATCAGGAGGCACTAGCTGCAGGCTATCTAATCAGCGAAAATTTGATCGCGAGCCCCGAGGATATCGAGAGTATCGAGCTCTCAGATGACGCTTTAAGCGTGCGGGTAAAGGCTAAAATCAACGAAAAGCGCCTCGAGCAGTTTGACGAGGAAAAGGTGATAATCAGCGGCTGCGGGCGCAGCTCTACGGCAAATATCGACCCGGGGGCGATGGCGGCGCGCTCGATAAAGGGCGAGGTTAAATTTCACAAAGACGAAATTTTGCGCCAGATGGGGCAGTTTTACACGCAGTGCGAGCTTTACGAGATGACGGGCTGCGTGCATACGGCCAAGCTTTTTGTTAGCGGCGAGCAGTTTTACATCGGCGAAGATATCGCCCAGCACAACACGATAGATAAGGCCGTCGGCAAGGCGGTATTAGCCGGCGCGCAGCTGCAAAATTCGTTTTTGATGGTGAGCGGAAGGCTAAGCTCCGAGATGGTGGCAAAAGCCGTCATGCACGGCATCCCCGTGCTCGTCTCGCGCACGGCTCCTACTAGCCTTGGCGTCGTGATAGCGCGTAAATTTAACCTCACGCTGTGCGGCTTTGCACGCGGCGAAAACATAAACGTATATAGCGGCGCGGAGAGAATCTATGAGTGA
- a CDS encoding type I restriction enzyme endonuclease domain-containing protein, translating into MKFKDDLECYVAVLEDVQKRDDFKEWLSQFARAFKLALSSEKIYDILSEEEIKAYKQRVKFYNELRKAVQLRYHEACDFGKYEAQMQKLLDTYVNAQGVNELTRLVNIFETEFDDEVQRIEGKNAKADTIISAVSAVVKEKMDSNPAFYKSIAQQIQDIIDEYKAKRLSEEEKLAKAKLLKDLITGALKSNEDKYPKEFNGKKILFAIYDNLLDILADVELVDVEVVARNLSEKFYEIYEDASKKPEWHKNKDVENEITSAMEDALWEVEDEYGVSIDEKEKIYQTIRGIEISFYVK; encoded by the coding sequence GTGAAATTTAAAGACGATCTAGAATGCTACGTGGCGGTTTTAGAGGACGTGCAAAAACGAGACGACTTTAAAGAGTGGCTATCGCAGTTTGCTAGGGCATTTAAACTAGCGCTTTCAAGTGAGAAAATTTATGACATATTAAGTGAAGAGGAGATCAAAGCTTATAAGCAGAGGGTTAAATTTTATAACGAGCTAAGAAAGGCTGTGCAACTAAGGTATCACGAGGCTTGTGACTTTGGCAAATACGAAGCGCAGATGCAAAAGCTGCTCGATACTTACGTAAATGCACAAGGGGTCAATGAGCTTACGAGGCTTGTAAATATCTTTGAGACAGAATTTGACGATGAGGTGCAAAGGATAGAGGGCAAAAACGCAAAGGCTGATACGATCATTAGCGCCGTAAGCGCGGTGGTAAAAGAGAAAATGGACTCAAATCCAGCGTTTTATAAATCAATAGCGCAGCAGATACAAGATATCATCGACGAATACAAGGCAAAAAGGCTAAGCGAGGAAGAAAAGCTTGCCAAAGCAAAACTGCTAAAAGACCTCATAACTGGCGCTTTAAAGTCAAATGAAGATAAGTATCCAAAAGAATTTAATGGTAAGAAAATTTTATTTGCTATTTATGACAATTTGCTTGACATTTTGGCAGATGTGGAGCTTGTGGATGTTGAGGTGGTCGCTAGAAATTTGAGCGAGAAATTTTATGAAATTTACGAAGATGCCTCAAAAAAACCAGAATGGCACAAAAATAAAGACGTAGAAAATGAGATAACAAGCGCTATGGAGGACGCTCTTTGGGAGGTAGAGGACGAATACGGCGTTTCTATCGATGAGAAGGAGAAAATTTACCAAACTATCCGTGGAATAGAGATAAGCTTTTATGTTAAATGA
- a CDS encoding M48 family metallopeptidase: protein MLNEVKIIKKEVKNITLKVRPNGEAILTAPKAASDEHIKFIIKKRAKWIAQKRAFFASFKTPKKEYVSGEDFKYLGRSYRLKVVQSKEERVKLQRGYLELFVKDKGDIKRKENLIYEWYHEKARLYFFNILQEFNKIVKQDIKSVKIRQMKTRWGSCNPYKSYINLNIELIKKPRVCIEYVVFHELAHLLYPNHSKKFYDYLTLYMPDWQKRKEILERV from the coding sequence ATGTTAAATGAGGTGAAAATCATCAAAAAAGAGGTGAAAAATATCACCTTAAAAGTTAGACCAAATGGCGAAGCGATCCTAACTGCGCCAAAAGCCGCAAGCGATGAGCATATAAAATTTATCATAAAAAAAAGAGCTAAATGGATAGCACAAAAGCGTGCGTTTTTTGCCTCATTTAAGACGCCCAAAAAAGAATACGTAAGCGGCGAGGACTTTAAATATCTTGGACGAAGTTATCGGCTAAAAGTGGTGCAGTCTAAAGAGGAGCGCGTAAAGTTACAAAGAGGCTATCTTGAGCTATTTGTAAAAGATAAAGGCGATATAAAACGAAAAGAAAATTTGATTTATGAGTGGTATCATGAAAAGGCGAGGTTATACTTTTTTAATATCTTGCAAGAATTTAACAAGATAGTAAAACAAGATATCAAAAGCGTAAAAATAAGGCAGATGAAAACGAGATGGGGGAGTTGCAATCCTTATAAATCATATATAAATTTAAACATAGAGCTTATCAAAAAGCCAAGAGTGTGTATCGAGTATGTCGTATTTCACGAGCTTGCTCACCTGCTGTATCCAAATCACTCAAAGAAATTTTATGACTATCTGACGCTTTATATGCCTGACTGGCAAAAACGCAAGGAAATTTTAGAGAGAGTTTAG
- the ppa gene encoding inorganic diphosphatase, with translation MDVSKIKAGSNPDKINAVIEIPYGSNIKYEIDKDSGAVVVDRVLYSAMFYPANYGFVPNTLAADGDPADILVLNEYPLQAGSVIPCRLIGVLVMEDEAGMDEKLLAVPVTKIDPRYDAIKSYEDLPVATLNKIKNFFETYKILEPNKWVKVKEFKDANTAKEILDAAIKNYK, from the coding sequence ATGGACGTTTCAAAGATCAAAGCTGGTTCAAACCCAGACAAAATCAATGCCGTAATCGAAATACCTTATGGCTCAAATATCAAATACGAGATCGACAAAGATAGCGGTGCGGTTGTAGTTGATCGTGTGCTCTACTCAGCGATGTTTTATCCAGCAAACTACGGCTTTGTGCCAAATACACTTGCAGCCGATGGCGATCCAGCTGATATTTTAGTGCTAAACGAGTATCCACTCCAAGCTGGTAGCGTCATTCCTTGCCGCTTAATAGGTGTTTTGGTGATGGAAGATGAAGCAGGCATGGACGAGAAGCTTTTGGCTGTTCCAGTTACAAAGATCGATCCAAGATATGATGCGATAAAAAGCTACGAAGACTTACCAGTTGCAACGCTAAATAAGATCAAAAATTTCTTTGAAACTTATAAAATTCTTGAGCCAAACAAATGGGTTAAGGTGAAAGAATTTAAAGATGCAAATACTGCAAAAGAGATTTTAGACGCTGCGATAAAAAATTATAAATAA
- a CDS encoding NirD/YgiW/YdeI family stress tolerance protein, translated as MKKIIIASLAASIAMAGGFTSKHLSETISVKEALKLKDDAKVVLEGKIKSHIKSDKYEFIDKNGDVIIIEIDNKKWGNITANEDTLLRIRGEVDKDLMKTEIDVDSVEVIK; from the coding sequence ATGAAAAAAATTATAATCGCTTCACTAGCTGCTAGCATCGCAATGGCTGGAGGCTTCACATCAAAGCACTTAAGCGAAACGATAAGCGTAAAAGAGGCTTTGAAACTGAAAGACGACGCTAAAGTCGTACTTGAGGGCAAAATAAAATCACATATAAAATCAGACAAATATGAATTTATTGATAAAAATGGCGATGTCATTATTATTGAGATCGATAACAAAAAATGGGGCAACATAACAGCCAACGAAGATACGCTTTTGAGAATAAGAGGCGAGGTGGATAAAGACCTTATGAAAACAGAGATCGATGTCGATAGCGTAGAGGTTATAAAGTAG
- a CDS encoding adenylate kinase produces the protein MKNLFLIIGAPGSGKTTDASLIAQQDEKFAHFSTGDLLRAEVASGSELGKLIDGFISKGNLVPLDVVVNAIVSAIKGSEKSNIIIDGYPRSVEQMTELDKVLSEQKEISLKGVIEVDVSEDVARARVLGRARGADDNNEVFNNRMKVYLDPIVSIREFYSKKELLHVVNGERGIDEIVADIKNLLAKLL, from the coding sequence ATGAAGAATTTATTTTTAATCATAGGCGCTCCAGGTAGCGGAAAAACAACAGACGCATCACTTATCGCGCAGCAAGATGAAAAATTTGCACACTTCTCAACTGGCGATCTTTTAAGAGCTGAGGTTGCTAGCGGTAGCGAGCTTGGTAAGCTAATAGATGGCTTTATCTCAAAAGGAAATTTGGTTCCGCTTGACGTTGTCGTAAATGCGATCGTATCAGCCATTAAAGGCTCAGAAAAATCAAACATCATAATAGACGGATACCCAAGAAGCGTTGAGCAAATGACAGAGCTTGACAAAGTATTAAGCGAACAAAAAGAAATTTCTCTAAAAGGCGTCATCGAAGTAGATGTTAGCGAAGATGTGGCAAGGGCAAGGGTGCTCGGCCGTGCAAGAGGTGCTGATGACAACAACGAAGTATTTAACAACCGAATGAAAGTATATCTTGATCCGATTGTTTCTATCCGTGAATTTTATAGCAAAAAAGAGCTGCTTCACGTAGTAAACGGTGAGCGTGGCATCGACGAGATCGTAGCTGATATCAAAAATTTACTAGCTAAACTTTTATAA
- the aspS gene encoding aspartate--tRNA ligase, with protein MRSHYCTDLSKADIGKEVILCGWANTYRDHGGVVFIDLRDVSGLIQLVCDPADSKEAHDVAAKVRDEYVLKAKGKVRARGEGLTNPKLKTGEIEVIVSELIIENPSEPLPFMIGDESVNEDIRLKYRFLDLRSERLQNIFKMRSRAAIAARNSLDKMGFIEFETPVLTRATPEGARDYLVPSRVYPGQFYALPQSPQLFKQLLMCSGFDKYFQIAKCFRDEDLRADRQPEFTQIDIEMSFVEQEDIINMAETMLKDIFKACGHDIKTPFRRMSYKEATETYGSDKPDLRYDLKMIDVIDIFERSSNEIFSSIAKDKKKNRIKALKVPNGDNIFSKREMNRFEEFVRKFGAQGLGYFQMKEEGLKGPLCKFFEQSDLDEIVSRCELKVGDVVFFGAGKKKVVLDYMGRFRIFLAEQMNIIDQDKLEFLWVLDFPMFEQNDDGSYSAMHHPFTMPKNIDEPDLEDILSIAHDVVLNGFELGGGSIRIHKNDIQQKVFKLLGIDEEEQREKFGFLLDALTFGAPPHGGIAIGFDRLNMLVNKASSIRDVIAFPKTQRAQCPLTKAPSHASNEQLRELGLRIREKEQKN; from the coding sequence ATGCGAAGTCATTATTGCACCGATCTTAGCAAAGCTGATATCGGTAAAGAAGTAATACTTTGTGGCTGGGCAAACACATATAGAGACCACGGCGGCGTTGTTTTCATCGACTTAAGAGACGTTAGTGGGCTTATACAGTTAGTTTGCGATCCGGCTGATAGCAAAGAAGCACATGACGTGGCTGCAAAAGTAAGAGATGAATATGTCTTAAAAGCAAAAGGAAAAGTAAGAGCTAGAGGCGAAGGGCTAACCAATCCAAAGCTAAAAACTGGCGAGATAGAAGTAATAGTAAGTGAGCTAATCATCGAAAATCCAAGCGAGCCGCTACCATTTATGATAGGCGATGAGAGCGTAAATGAGGACATTAGGCTAAAATACCGCTTTTTAGACCTTAGAAGTGAACGCTTGCAAAATATATTTAAAATGCGTTCTCGTGCGGCGATCGCAGCTAGAAACAGCCTAGATAAAATGGGCTTTATCGAGTTTGAAACTCCGGTTTTAACACGCGCAACTCCAGAAGGTGCGAGAGACTACCTAGTGCCAAGTCGCGTATATCCGGGCCAGTTCTATGCACTCCCACAAAGCCCACAGCTATTTAAACAGCTTTTGATGTGTTCTGGCTTTGATAAATATTTCCAAATCGCAAAATGCTTCCGCGACGAAGACTTAAGGGCTGATCGCCAACCAGAATTTACTCAAATAGATATCGAAATGAGCTTTGTCGAGCAAGAAGATATCATAAATATGGCTGAGACGATGCTAAAAGATATCTTTAAAGCCTGCGGACACGACATCAAAACGCCATTTAGACGCATGAGCTACAAAGAGGCCACTGAGACTTACGGCTCAGACAAGCCTGATCTTAGATACGATCTAAAAATGATCGATGTTATCGATATTTTTGAACGCTCAAGTAATGAAATTTTTAGTTCTATTGCAAAAGATAAGAAGAAAAACCGAATCAAAGCGCTAAAAGTACCAAATGGCGACAACATCTTTAGTAAGCGTGAGATGAATAGATTTGAAGAATTTGTACGTAAATTTGGTGCACAAGGTCTTGGCTACTTCCAAATGAAAGAAGAAGGACTAAAAGGCCCACTTTGTAAATTTTTCGAGCAAAGCGATCTTGACGAGATCGTCTCAAGATGTGAACTAAAAGTCGGTGATGTTGTATTCTTTGGCGCTGGTAAGAAAAAAGTAGTACTTGATTATATGGGAAGATTTAGAATTTTTCTAGCCGAGCAAATGAATATCATCGATCAAGACAAACTTGAGTTTTTATGGGTGCTTGACTTCCCAATGTTTGAGCAAAATGATGATGGCAGCTACTCAGCGATGCACCATCCATTCACAATGCCAAAAAATATAGACGAGCCTGATCTTGAGGATATCCTCTCTATCGCTCACGACGTCGTACTAAACGGCTTTGAGCTTGGCGGCGGAAGTATAAGAATTCATAAAAATGACATCCAGCAAAAGGTATTTAAGCTCCTTGGCATAGATGAGGAAGAGCAACGTGAGAAATTTGGCTTCTTGCTTGATGCCTTGACGTTTGGCGCGCCTCCACATGGTGGTATCGCGATCGGATTTGACAGGCTAAACATGCTTGTAAATAAAGCAAGCTCGATCCGTGACGTCATAGCCTTCCCTAAAACACAACGTGCTCAGTGCCCACTAACAAAGGCACCAAGCCACGCTAGTAACGAACAGCTTAGGGAGCTAGGACTAAGGATAAGAGAAAAAGAGCAAAAGAATTAA
- a CDS encoding NAD(+) kinase, translating to MKNEQKSNTFCTKKVGLIAKDYPLFRQDLEKLEKILKKYNAEILLEKNCAKRIEKSGFELIKLAKECEFLITLGGDGTIISTCRKLAHISPLVLGIHAGRLGFLTDIMINESEKFFKDFFDGKFEVEMPFMLDVTLHKNDGKTEQKIAFNDAVIVSKNGGSMTHIEALLNEKYFNSYFGDGVIVATPAGTTAYNMSANGPIIYPLSEVFTVTPICSHSLTQRPVVLTKNHTVKFRTKSDAILVIDGQDRFDMSKISAVSMSLSDKKARLIRHIGRDYFQILKEKLHWGYND from the coding sequence ATGAAAAATGAACAAAAATCTAATACTTTTTGCACAAAAAAAGTAGGACTTATTGCTAAAGATTATCCATTATTTAGGCAAGATTTAGAAAAATTAGAAAAAATTTTAAAAAAGTATAACGCAGAAATTTTGCTTGAAAAAAATTGTGCTAAGCGCATAGAAAAAAGTGGTTTTGAGCTTATAAAATTGGCCAAAGAGTGTGAATTTCTGATCACTCTTGGCGGAGATGGCACGATCATTTCAACTTGTAGAAAGCTAGCCCACATCTCGCCACTTGTCCTTGGCATACACGCTGGTAGACTCGGATTTCTAACTGACATAATGATTAATGAGAGTGAGAAATTTTTTAAAGACTTTTTTGATGGTAAATTTGAGGTAGAAATGCCTTTTATGCTCGATGTCACGCTTCACAAAAATGATGGCAAAACTGAGCAAAAAATAGCATTTAACGATGCAGTCATCGTTAGTAAAAATGGCGGTTCGATGACACATATCGAGGCACTTTTAAATGAAAAATATTTTAACTCATATTTTGGAGACGGCGTTATAGTGGCGACACCTGCTGGAACAACGGCATATAACATGAGCGCAAATGGCCCTATTATCTATCCATTAAGCGAGGTTTTTACAGTAACTCCTATCTGCTCGCACTCACTCACGCAACGTCCAGTTGTGCTTACCAAAAATCACACGGTTAAATTTAGAACAAAAAGCGACGCCATTTTAGTAATAGACGGCCAGGACCGCTTCGATATGAGTAAAATTTCAGCCGTTAGCATGAGCCTTAGCGATAAAAAAGCGAGGCTGATACGCCATATTGGTAGGGATTATTTTCAAATTTTAAAAGAGAAACTTCACTGGGGTTATAATGATTGA
- a CDS encoding AAA family ATPase translates to MIDRILIKDYLNFKNVELNFKEGLSVFTGVSGAGKSVLMSAIMAVFGLKDSDARLIEADVEHKFELDEFGIENEEVNIFKLLKDKSTRYFINQQAISKKNLAQVAREHIKYLSAKEANEFENEKFLNLLDRLEISKNEKFKETKQEFEEAFLEFSKISKELATIKEEEKKVEELKELASFEIEKIRSVGPKKGEFEELMETKKRLSKKDKINEAWARADRIFELEHSVNEALSISDLDNGFFEDAMNELRVARDSLNMEELDDIDVESVLDRIEALNAIIRRYGSEEEALEVLDKKEKELARYENLSFEKSELEKKFEILSKKANELASALSRARGVNLKELEAMINLYLKELYMPDITLSIEAKKLDILGADEICLNLNETSLKNLSSGELNRLRLAFISASSEITKTGGDVIILDEIDANLSGKEAMSIANVLLKLANFYQIFAISHQPQLSSKANSHFLVERHGENSVVRELDKDERVSELARMISGEHISEEAINFAKGLLK, encoded by the coding sequence ATGATTGATCGAATTTTGATTAAAGATTATCTAAATTTTAAAAATGTCGAGCTAAATTTCAAAGAGGGTCTCAGCGTATTTACGGGCGTTAGTGGTGCAGGCAAGTCCGTGCTAATGAGCGCGATCATGGCTGTTTTTGGGCTAAAAGATAGCGATGCAAGGCTCATTGAGGCTGACGTGGAGCATAAATTTGAGCTTGATGAGTTTGGCATAGAAAACGAAGAAGTTAATATCTTTAAGCTTTTAAAAGATAAAAGCACGAGATATTTTATAAATCAACAAGCCATCTCAAAGAAAAATTTAGCCCAGGTAGCGCGTGAGCATATCAAATATCTCTCGGCAAAAGAGGCAAACGAGTTTGAAAATGAGAAATTTCTAAATTTGCTTGACAGGCTAGAAATTTCGAAAAATGAGAAATTTAAAGAGACAAAGCAGGAATTTGAAGAGGCCTTTTTGGAATTTTCTAAAATTTCAAAAGAGCTAGCCACCATAAAAGAGGAAGAGAAAAAGGTCGAGGAGCTAAAGGAGCTTGCTAGCTTTGAGATCGAGAAGATAAGAAGCGTTGGGCCTAAAAAAGGCGAGTTTGAAGAGCTTATGGAGACTAAAAAAAGGCTTAGTAAAAAAGATAAGATAAATGAGGCGTGGGCTAGAGCTGATCGGATATTTGAGTTAGAGCATAGCGTAAATGAGGCGCTAAGTATCAGCGACCTTGATAATGGCTTTTTTGAAGATGCAATGAACGAACTAAGGGTTGCAAGAGATAGCCTAAATATGGAGGAGCTTGACGATATTGACGTGGAGAGCGTGCTTGATAGGATAGAAGCTCTTAATGCCATTATTAGGCGTTATGGCAGCGAAGAAGAGGCCTTAGAAGTGCTTGATAAAAAGGAAAAAGAGCTTGCCAGATATGAAAATTTAAGCTTTGAAAAGAGTGAGCTTGAGAAGAAATTTGAAATTTTAAGTAAAAAGGCAAATGAGCTTGCCAGCGCTTTAAGCAGGGCAAGGGGCGTAAATTTAAAAGAGCTTGAGGCGATGATAAATTTATACCTAAAAGAGCTTTATATGCCAGATATTACGCTGAGTATTGAGGCTAAAAAGCTTGATATCTTGGGCGCTGATGAAATTTGTCTAAATTTAAACGAGACCTCACTTAAAAATTTAAGCTCAGGCGAGCTAAACCGCCTAAGGCTAGCCTTCATATCTGCCTCTAGCGAGATCACAAAAACTGGCGGTGATGTCATCATTTTAGATGAAATAGATGCAAATTTAAGCGGAAAAGAGGCGATGAGCATCGCAAATGTCTTGCTTAAGCTTGCAAATTTTTATCAAATTTTTGCCATTTCACATCAGCCGCAGCTCAGCTCAAAGGCAAATTCGCACTTTTTAGTAGAGCGTCATGGAGAAAACTCGGTCGTAAGAGAGCTTGATAAAGATGAACGAGTGAGCGAATTAGCACGTATGATAAGCGGTGAGCACATAAGTGAAGAGGCAATAAATTTTGCTAAAGGGCTTTTAAAGTAG
- a CDS encoding diguanylate cyclase → MERILVVDDNKALAKLIVMQMEKTIDEMAIDVAYSFAEAQMLINEHDKDYFMTILDLNLPDAPNGEIVDYALSKGLSAIVLTGSIDDETRQNFINKDIVDYVYKGNMDDINYIFQMINRLSKNRQYKVLVVEDSLPFRNMIKKILTSLQFKVLAAAHGEEAMNYFADNPDINLIITDYRMPVKDGLEVLKEVRKEKDKNSLGVIVMTSPSEKTDASIFLKNGASDFIAKPFSKEELICRVNNTIEAMENINKIANFANRDFLTGVYNRRFFYSDVEEYIQAAEETNEPYAFAMIDVDYFKKINDTYGHDGGDRILKSIAKILNDNTKGSDIVARFGGEEFCVVLKKISQEEAVKFFVNLRAKVAENEVVIKKQKIRVTISIGVSFGNGHCEIDDMLEACDSALYTAKENGRNRVEIAL, encoded by the coding sequence ATGGAAAGAATCCTTGTAGTTGATGATAATAAGGCGTTAGCAAAGCTGATTGTTATGCAAATGGAAAAGACCATTGATGAGATGGCAATTGATGTCGCATATAGTTTTGCCGAGGCTCAAATGCTAATTAATGAGCATGACAAAGATTATTTTATGACTATTTTGGATTTAAATTTGCCAGATGCTCCAAATGGCGAGATCGTTGATTATGCACTTTCCAAAGGGCTTTCGGCTATCGTTTTAACAGGTAGCATTGATGATGAAACAAGGCAAAATTTTATAAATAAAGATATTGTGGATTATGTTTATAAAGGAAATATGGACGATATCAACTATATCTTCCAAATGATAAATAGACTGAGCAAAAATAGACAATACAAGGTTTTGGTTGTTGAAGACTCGCTTCCTTTTAGAAATATGATAAAAAAGATATTAACCAGCCTTCAGTTTAAGGTTTTGGCCGCAGCTCACGGCGAAGAGGCAATGAACTATTTTGCGGATAATCCTGATATAAATCTTATAATAACTGATTATAGAATGCCGGTAAAAGACGGTCTTGAAGTTTTAAAAGAGGTTAGAAAAGAAAAAGATAAAAATAGTCTTGGTGTAATCGTTATGACATCGCCTAGCGAAAAGACTGACGCATCAATATTTTTAAAAAATGGTGCGAGCGATTTTATAGCAAAACCATTTTCAAAAGAAGAGCTGATATGTCGTGTTAATAATACGATTGAAGCGATGGAAAATATAAATAAGATAGCAAATTTTGCAAATCGTGACTTCTTGACCGGGGTTTATAATAGAAGATTTTTTTATTCTGACGTGGAAGAGTATATCCAAGCAGCTGAAGAGACCAATGAGCCTTATGCTTTTGCAATGATTGATGTTGATTATTTTAAGAAGATAAATGATACATATGGCCATGATGGCGGAGATAGGATACTAAAATCAATCGCAAAAATTTTAAATGACAATACAAAAGGAAGTGATATCGTTGCTAGATTTGGTGGCGAAGAGTTTTGTGTTGTACTTAAAAAGATAAGCCAAGAAGAAGCTGTCAAATTTTTTGTAAATTTACGAGCCAAAGTGGCTGAAAATGAGGTAGTTATAAAAAAACAAAAAATAAGAGTTACTATATCTATAGGTGTATCTTTTGGCAATGGGCATTGCGAGATAGACGATATGCTTGAGGCTTGCGATTCGGCACTTTACACCGCAAAAGAAAATGGTAGAAACAGAGTAGAAATAGCATTATGA